In Eretmochelys imbricata isolate rEreImb1 chromosome 14, rEreImb1.hap1, whole genome shotgun sequence, a genomic segment contains:
- the LOC144275239 gene encoding olfactory receptor 14A16-like: MSNQTTVTEFLLLGFSDVRELQILHFMVFLVLYLAALTGNLLIIIAIALDHHLHTPMYFFLMSLSILDLGAISVTIPKSMANSLMNTKSISYSGCVAQVFFFIFFVVADFALLTIMAYDRYVAICKPLHYETIMNRRACVQMTAIAWISVVLYSSLHTGNTFSLTFCGGNMVDQFFCEIPQLFKLACSNSYFNEVGVIAFGVCLTLSCFVFIIVTYVQILTTVLRIPSEQGRHKTFSTCLPHLLVIFMFLSTGVFAYMKPISSSPSALDLVVAVLYSVLPPVMNPIIYSIRNKEIKASLRKLTGWRLFN; encoded by the coding sequence atgtccaaccaaaccaccgtgaccgagttccttctcctgggattctctgatgttcgagagctgcagattttgcacttcatggtgtttctggtgctttacctggcagccctgacagggaatcttctcatcatcatagccatagctcttgaccaccaccttcacacccccatgtacttcttcctgatgagtctgtccatcctagacctcggtgccatctctgtcaccatccccaaatctatggccaattcccttatgaacaccaagtccatttcctattctggatgtGTCGCTCAAgtctttttcttcatcttctttgtTGTAGCCGACTTCGccttactcaccatcatggcgtacgatcgatacgtcgccatctgcaaaccactgcactatgagactataatgaacaggagagcttgtgtccaaatgacAGCCATTGCCTGGATCAGTGTAGTTCTCTATTCTTCATTGCATACCGGGAACACGTTTTCGTtaaccttctgtggaggcaacatggtggatcagttcttttgtgaaatcccccagctattCAAGCTCGCCTGCTCTAACTCGTACTTCAATGAAGTTGGAGTTATTGCATTTGGTGTGTGTTTAACcctaagttgctttgtttttataattgtgacatatgttcagatcttgaccacggtattgagaatcccctctgagcagggccgacataaaaccttctccacatgccttccTCACCTCCTTGTAATTTTCATGTTTCTTTCCACTGGTGTCTTTGCCTAcatgaaacccatctccagctctccgtcagctctggatctcgtggtggctgttctctattccgtgctgccgccagtgatgaatccgatcatctacagcataaggaacaaggaaatcaaagcttccctgaggaaactaactgggtggaggttattcaactag